A single genomic interval of Helianthus annuus cultivar XRQ/B chromosome 6, HanXRQr2.0-SUNRISE, whole genome shotgun sequence harbors:
- the LOC118479473 gene encoding uncharacterized protein LOC118479473, with amino-acid sequence MENIKTALLKHATDAMKESRVHDFLTSRHYVCFSLRLLIDGRRLHVPCMKYLSTNMQQLNIQEERQFDEPEEDIPSVVIPNHLQVQTADCSHLSFGSFSSRTLRWLRRYKRNWRMLEFRFRVLILHMTLERIWNTKESHYFVCVDI; translated from the exons ATGGAGAATATCAAAACG GCCTTGTTGAAGCATGCTACAGACGCAATGAAGGAGTCACGAGTCCATGATTTTCTAACATCG CGGCATTATGTGTGCTTCAGCTTGAGGCTCTTGATAGATGGGAGGAGACTGCACGTTCCGTGTATGAAATATTTGAGTACAAACATGCAGCAACTTAATATACAAGAAGAAAGACAGTTTGATGAACCTGAAGAAGACATCCCTTCTGTAGTGATTCCGAACCACCTGCAAGTTCAGACTGCTGATTGCTCGCACTTGAGTTTCGGGAGCTTTAGTTCAAGAACGCTAAGGTGGTTGAGGCGTTACAAAAGGAACTGGAGAATGCTCGAGTTCAGATTCAGAGTGTTGATCCTTCATAT GACCCTTGAAAGGATTTGGAACACAAAAGAATCACATTATTTTGTTTGTGTGGATATATAA
- the LOC118479630 gene encoding acyl-acyl carrier protein thioesterase ATL3, chloroplastic-like has protein sequence MSGYHEVEFSVRDYELDKYGVVNNAIFANYCQHACCQLMEKIGINIDTIAQTGNAVALSELSLKYIAPLKIGDKLMVRVRVSDTSAARVYFKHFIVKIPNEEPGLEACATVVWLDKSYRPVRIPPGGRSKIVQFIRHVSYQKGLTHIFEVFYWIDILFFDKM, from the exons ATGAGTGGATATCATGAGGTTGAATTTAGCGTTCGAGATTATGAATTGGATAAATATGGAGTAGTGAACAATGCAATCTTCGCAAACTACTGTCAACACG CTTGTTGTCAACTTATGGAAAAGATTGGAATCAATATTGATACAATAGCTCAAACTGGTAATGCAGTCGCATTATCAGAATTGTCACTCAAATACATTGCACCTCTAAAG ATTGGAGATAAATTAATGGTGAGAGTGAGGGTATCTGATACATCAGCTGCTCGCGTATACTTTAAACATTTCATCGTCAAGATCCCAAATGAAGAG CCCGGTTTGGAGGCGTGTGCAACCGTAGTTTGGCTTGACAAAAGTTATCGCCCGGTTCGTATTCCACCAGGTGGAAGATCCAAAATTGTGCAATTTATTAGACATGTATCATATCAAAAAGGTTTGACACACATTTTTGAGGTATTTTACTGGATAGATATATTATTTTTCGATAAGATGTAA